Proteins from one Nicotiana tabacum cultivar K326 chromosome 23, ASM71507v2, whole genome shotgun sequence genomic window:
- the LOC142177133 gene encoding uncharacterized protein LOC142177133, translated as MTAFNPLTAILTQNKLEVPNYVDWKRNLDIVLIAEEYKFVLDEHQSMESAYDILENPKEIFGDQNRAAKQTAMKALLNTKMVEGSYVRDHVQMVISLLNELKVLGANIDKDTQVDMILQTLPDSFQQFRLNYNMNKMDLSLAKLLNELQSAETIIKQQAPHVSLHFEAKGKCYHCKKPGHHKKQCSDYLAKLNNKPGDLYLLVVKTLLAAVSIMSWCIDSGATNHVCTYLQGFQINDELFQFAFVLLGTCLRNSKLRSEFSSFKVSTFDPYRIVDWYKPNLRHIRVWGCPAHVLKGKTDKLEARTDVCVFVGYPKGTKGGLFYCPKEKKVIVSTNTKFLEEDYLMNHVPRSKLVLQKLSKGMEIQSSEKQNDQMQTPEVDFDIPLHFSSGRNVNRLDIPQEQVPEVILPQSSGSYVEQTAQQEEVIDIPMDNMETQVPDNDVVQPQDHNSVVATDPTSEPVNYDKALHDKDADKWVAAMKLEMGSMYSNQVWDLVEPPDGVKPIGCKWIYKKKRGVDG; from the exons ATGACTGCTTTCAATCCCCTTACTGCTATTCTTACTCAAAACAAACTTGAGGTTCCGAATTATGTTGATTGGAAACGAAACTTAGATATTGTCCTAATTGCTGAAGAGTACAAATTTGTGCTTGATGAG CATCAGTCTATGGAGTCTGCTTATGACATTCTGGAAAATCCCAAAGAAATTTTTGGAGATCAGAATCGTGCGGCTAAGCAGACTGCCATGAAAGCTCTTCTGAATACCAAAATGGTTGAAGGTTCATATGTTAGGGACCATGTTCAAATGGTGATCAGTCTTCTGAATGAACTGAAGGTCCTTGGAGCTAACATTGATAAGGATACACAAGTTGACATGATCCTGCAGACTCTGCCTGACAGTTTTCAGCAGTTTCGCCTGAATTATAATATGAACAAAATGGATTTGTCACTTGCGAAATTGCTGAATGAGCTGCAGTCGGCAGAGACTATTATCAAGCAACAAGCTCCTCATGTGTCATTGCATTTTGAG GCTAAGGGCAAGTGCTATCACTGCAAGAAGCCTGGGCATCACAAGAAGCAATGTTCGGATTATCTGGCCAAGCTGAATAATAAACCAGGTGATTTATATCTACTTGTCGTTAAAACTCTTTTAGCGGCTGTTTCTATCATGTCATGGTGTATAGATTCGGGAGCCACAAATCATGTCTGCACTTATTTGCAGGGGTTTCAG atcaatgATGAGTTATTCCAGTTTGCCTTCGTCCTTTTGGGGACATGCCTTAGAAACAGCAAATTACGTTCTGAATTTAGTTCCTTCAAAGTCAGTACCTTTGACCCCTACAGAATTGTAGACTGGTACAAGCCTAATCTGCGGCATATTCGAGTTTGGGGTTGTCCGGCACATGTACTAAAAGGAAAAACAGATAAATTAGAGGCGAGAACGGATGTATGTGTGTTTGTGGGTTATCCAAAAGGGACGAAAGGTGGTTTATTCTATTGtcctaaagaaaagaaggtaattGTTAGCACAAATACCAAGTTTCTTGAAGAGGActatttgatgaaccatgttcctagaagtaaacttgTTTTACAGAAACTTAGCAAAGGAATGGAAATTCAGTCATCTGAAAAACAAAACGACCAGATGCAAACCCCGGAAGTCGATTTTGACATACCATTGCATTTTAGTAGTGGGAGAAATGTCAATAGACTTGATATCCCACAAGAACAAGTGCCTGAAGTCATACTACCACAAAGTAGTGGGAGTTATGTTGAGCAAACTGCACAACAGGAAGAAGTCATTGATATCCCTATGGATAACATGGAGACCCAAGTTCCTGATAATGATGTGGTTCAACCACAAGATCATAATAGTGTAGTTGCAACTGAT CCAACTTCCGAACCTGTCAATTATGACAAAGCACTACATGATAAAGATGCGGATAAATGGGTTGCTGCTATGAAATTAGAGATGGGGTCTATGTACTCTAATCAAGTTTGGGATCTTGTAGAACCACCTGATGGGGTTAAACCCATTGGATGCAAGTggatctataagaaaaagagaggtgtagACGGATAA